The following coding sequences lie in one Arachis hypogaea cultivar Tifrunner chromosome 9, arahy.Tifrunner.gnm2.J5K5, whole genome shotgun sequence genomic window:
- the LOC140175082 gene encoding uncharacterized protein, with protein sequence MKPDGASGDAFIKEGFSNWKKKERLQTHVENHDSAHNQARRKCEALMKQKQHIEVVFEKHSKQAKRDYRTHLTATIECIRFLLRQGLAFRGDDESHNSNNQGNFLELLDFLAQHNTKIDRVFKNARGNLKLVAPKIQKDIVRAAASETTKVIIDDLGDDLFAVLVDEA encoded by the coding sequence ATGAAACCTGATGGTGCGAGTGGTGATGCTTTTATAAAAGAGGGCTTTTCAAATTGGAAAAAGAAGGAGCGATTACAAACACATGTTGAAAATCATGATAGTGCTCATAATCAAGCTCGAAGAAAATGCGAAGCACTCATGAAGCAAAAgcaacatattgaagttgtttttGAAAAGCATTCAAAACAAGCTAAAAGAGATTATCGAACTCACTTAACAGCAACAATTGAGTGCATTAGGTTCTTATTGCGACAAGGATTGGCCTTTCGTGGTGATGATGAATCGCACAATTCAAATAATCAAGGTAATTTTTTGGAGCTTCTTGACTTTCTTGCTCAACATAATACAAAGATTGATCGTGTTTTCAAAAATGCTCGTGGAAACCTTAAACTAGTAGCACCTAAAATTCAAAAAGATATTGTTAGAGCTGCTGCAAGTGAAACTACTAAagttattattgatgatcttggAGATGATTTATTTGCTGTTTTAGTTGATGAAGCTTGA
- the LOC112708993 gene encoding uncharacterized protein, which yields MAVCLRYVNKEEIVMERFLGLVHVSSTNALWLKVALESLLAKHNLSLARIRGQGYDGATNMQGEFNSLKSLILKENACAFYVHCFVHQLQLALVVVAKKQVKIALLFNLLASLCNIVGASCKRKDMLRESQMQKTIVALQNGDVSSGHGLNQETTLKRTGDTRWSSHYGTILSLISIFSSVVEVLEVIEEDGNNLEQRAEACQLLNHIQSFKFVFNLHLMKSILGVTNELSQALRRSDQDIINAMTLVKVSKQRLQSIRDDGWSSLLNEVSLFCDSRNTLAPNMNDIFVTQGRSRRKIQKVSNLHHFQVELFYQVIDRQLQELNNCFTEVNTELLLCIACLNPSDSFFAFDKEKLLRLAEFYPHEFSSTQLLALDSQLENFILDMCLDDQFSNINEISGLSQKLVETKKYIIYSLVFLLLKLALILPVATASVERTFSAMNIIKSRLRNRMGDEWLNDCLVTYIERDTFNQVDNETIIQHFQNMKTRREESSRFEAKKVSN from the coding sequence ATGGCTGTTTGTTTGCGGTATGTGAACAAAGAAGAGATTGTAATGGAGCGATTTCTTGGCCTTGTCCATGTTTCTAGCACAAATGCATTGTGGTTAAAAGTAGCTTTAGAATCTTTATTAGCAAAGCATAATTTAAGTTTAGCAAGAATACGTGGACAAGGTTATGATGGAGCTACTAATATGCAGGGAGAATTTAATAGCTTAAAAAGTTTGATCTTGAAAGAAAATGCTTGTGCTTTTTATGTTCATTGTTTTGTTCACCAACTTCAATTAGCACTTGTGGTTGTTGCAAAGAAACAGGTCAAAATTGCACTACTTTTTAATTTGCTTGCTAGTTTGTGCAATATTGTTGGAGCTTCTTGTAAACGTAAAGACATGCTTCGTGAAAGTCAAATGCAAAAGACAATTGTTGCATTACAAAATGGAGATGTTTCTAGTGGGCATGGCTTAAATCAAGAAACAACATTGAAAAGGACAGGTGATACTCGATGGAGCTCACATTATGGTACAATACTTAGCttgatttctattttttcttccgTGGTAGAAGTTCTTGAAGTCATTGAGGAAGATGGAAATAATCTTGAACAAAGAGCTGAAGCATGTCAATTATTGAATCATATTCaatcttttaaatttgtattCAATTTACATTTGATGAAAAGTATATTAGGAGTTACTAATGAGTTGTCTCAAGCTCTACGAAGAAGTGATCAAGACATTATAAATGCTATGACATTGGTTAAAGTGTCCAAGCAACGATTGCAAAGTATAAGAGATGATGGTTGGTCCTCTTTGCTCAATGAAGTTTCACTATTTTGTGATAGTCGTAATACTCTTGCTCcaaatatgaatgatatattTGTAACACAAGGAAGATCAAGGCGCAAAATTCAAAAGGTCTCAAACTTGCATCATTTTCAAGTTGAATTATTTTATCAAGTGATTGATAGACAACTTCAAGAGCTTAACAATTGTTTTACAGAGGTAAATACCGAGCTACTTCTTTGTATAGCTTGTTTGAATCCAAGTGACTCGTTTTTTGCATTTGATAAGGAGAAGTTGCTTCGTTTAGCTGAATTTTATCCACAtgaattctcttctactcaactTTTGGCACTTGATAGTCAACTTGAGAATTTTATATTGGATATGTGTCTtgatgatcaattctcaaatatAAATGAAATCAGTGGATTATCTCAAAAGTTAGTTGAGACAAAAAAGTATATTATTTATTCATTGGTATTTCTTCTGTTGAAATTAGCTTTGATTCTACCTGTGGCAACGGCATCAGTTGAGAGAACATTTTCTGCTATGAATATCATAAAGAGTCGACTTCGTAATCGAATGGGAGATGAGTGGTTAAATGATTGTTTGGTTACATATATAGAAAGAGATACATTCAATCAAGTTGATAATGaaacaattattcaacattttcaaaatatgaaaacaaGAAGAGAAGAATCTTCAAGATTTGAAGCGAAGAAAGTTAGCAACTaa